The Sphaerochaeta globosa str. Buddy region TCTAAATAAGGGGCTTTGAGGAGCCCTGGGGCAACAGCATTTACCCGTACATGCGGAGCGAGTTCGCTGGCCAGGCTCTTGGTATAGGAGACCACCGCCCCTTTGGATGCATCGTAGTGGGAAGTCCCGCCGAAACCGGGATGAAAGGCGTTGATGCTGGCAATATTGACGATCGAACCCTTGGAGGCTTGCAGCAAAGGAGCCATGGCCTTGACCATGCGCATCAGGCCCGTCACATTGACATCGAAAATCCGCTGTATCTCCGCAGTCGATAGTTCCTCTACTGGATACACCGAGAAAATGCCGCTGTTGTTGACCAGGACATCCAAGCTTGTAAGCTGACTTGCGACGGTATCTATACTCGATTGGTCCCTGACATCCAAAAACACCGGTTTCAATAAGGGGCCCAACTCCTGTTGAAGCTCCAACGCCTTCTGCTCACTGCTGGAATAGGCGCAGTACACGGTCTGTTCCTCTGCAATGAATAGCTTGCAGATGGCCTTTCCCAAGGTGCTGGTTCCTCCACTGACCAAGACGTACTTCATCATTACTCCTTGCTCAAAAAATCCTCAAGAAAGGGACAATCAGGATAGGAGGCAAGCAGAGCCTTCGTCCCTTGCTTGTAAGACTGACCATCATAAGGGGGAACCATGGTTGTTGCACACAAGGTCCAACCATCCTCGACAAGAGGCTTTGTGCCCTGCCAACACCCTCCATCAACAGCAACAACAGATTGGTATCCCTCACTTGCCTTGCCCAACATTGTCATAGCATGGCTCCCGTCTGGATAAAGAACCAGCTGTTTGGAAGGACTGCCTTCCAGAAAATACCAAACTTCGGCAGTGGGAAGGAAATGAAGGGAGGAAAAGCTTTGGCTTGTCATCAAATAATGAATCGTGCTGCCCAATGGCTTCCCGTCACCGTTGAATGTATGCACCCTGCGATAGTAGCCGCCCTCGCCCTCTAGAGGTTCCAAGTGCAATGTCTCGATCAGGTCCTTCAGTTCCTTTCTCATACCGGCCATTGACGGGTTACACTGCGAACCAAAAGCGTAAAGGCTTCCTTCACCCTGTCGCTGGTTTCCATAACTTCAGTATGGTTAAGCGGTTGGTCGAGGATTCCAGCTGCCATGTTGGTGATACAGCTGATACCCAATACCTTCATTCGCATATGACTGGCAGCGAGGGCTTCGGGTACGGTGGACATGCCCACCGCATCAGAGCCGAGGATCCGCGCAGCCCTTACTTCCGCCGGAGTCTCGTACGAGGGACCGGCGAAGAACATGTATACGCCTTGTTGAAGGGGAATGCCCAAACACTTTGCTTCCTCACGCGCCAATGCAGAGAGTTTCTTATCATAGGCGTTGGTCATATCGAAGAATCGCTCGCCCAAGCTGTCGTAATTGGGCCCGCGCATAGGGCTGTCTGCGATCAACTTGATGTGGTCGGTAATCAGCATCAAATCCCCGGGTTTATACGAAGTGTTCACTCCTCCGGCGGCATTGGTAACCAAGAGGTTGTTGATACCCAAGGCATGCATGACCTGAATCGGGAATACCACCTGGTCCATTCCATAGCCCTCGTAGTAGTGAAAGCGGCCCTGCATGCACATGACCCGTTTGCCTTCCAGATTTCCCACCACCAAACGCCCTTTATGTCCAAAGACTGTTGAGACGGGGAAATACGGGATGTCCTTGTAGGAGATGGCAATCGCGTCCTGGAGCTCTTCGGCCAAGCCACCCAAACCACTGCCAAGAACCATGCCGATTTGCACGGGATCATTGCCGATGCGAGAAGTGATATACATTGCAGCTTCCTGCATTTTATCCATAAGTTTATCCATTATTTCCTCCGATTCGTACTACTTAGAAAGGTTCACCCGAGGCCTTCGGGGCTGCAGAGTTCTTCGAGAAAAGCACCAAGGCGAGCAAGGTTGCCATATAGGGGAAGACCTTGAAGAAAACGGGGGGGATGACAGACAGCGAGGGAATGACCTGACTGACATTGGCAATGGTCGTTGCAATGCCGAAGAAAAAGGTTGCTCCCAAAATCCCCAGTGGTTTCCACTGTCCGAAAATCAAGGCTGCAATGGAGAGGAAGCCCAGACCGGCTACCGTACCATTGAATTCTCCTGAATAGGTGATCAGGATAACTGAACCACCCAAGCCGGCCAAGGCACCGCTCATGACTACTCCGAAATAGCGCATTCGATAGACATTTACACCAGCAGACGCTACTGCTGAAGGGTGCTCACCGCACGCCCGGAGTCTCAGGCCGAAACTTGTTTTGTACAGCAAAATCCAGGAAAGTGCCCAAATGGCCAGGCATAGCCAGGTAGTCCAATAGGATTGGCTGAAAAAGAGCGGCCCTATGATGGGAATCTGTGAAAGAACAGGAATGTTCTTGCGCACGATACCCATCAGGATGCGGACGTTTCCGCTACCGCTGATGGTTCTGGCCAGGTACACGGTCAAAGCAGCCGCCAACATGTTGATGGCCGTCCCGCTGATGACCTGGTCTGCTTTCAAGTTGATCGAAGCAAACGCATGCAAGAGGCTGAATATCGCTCCTGCAGCAACACCGACAAGAATACCGACAGGAAGGGCTTGCACACCCAAGGTGGCTTCAGTCATTTTGATGGTTATGGCGCTGGCAAAGTAGCCTACCAACATCAAGCCTTCCAAACCGAGGTTGGTGACACCGCTTCGTTCACTGTACAAGCCCCCTAAGGAGGTCATCAACATGGGAATGGTATAGGCAATGGCATAGGGGAAAATGCTGACTAGGGTATTCCACATATTATTGACCCTCCTTCTTCACTGCGGGCTCTGATAGTGCTGCTTTACGCTT contains the following coding sequences:
- a CDS encoding cupin domain-containing protein, producing MAGMRKELKDLIETLHLEPLEGEGGYYRRVHTFNGDGKPLGSTIHYLMTSQSFSSLHFLPTAEVWYFLEGSPSKQLVLYPDGSHAMTMLGKASEGYQSVVAVDGGCWQGTKPLVEDGWTLCATTMVPPYDGQSYKQGTKALLASYPDCPFLEDFLSKE
- a CDS encoding ABC transporter permease; protein product: MWNTLVSIFPYAIAYTIPMLMTSLGGLYSERSGVTNLGLEGLMLVGYFASAITIKMTEATLGVQALPVGILVGVAAGAIFSLLHAFASINLKADQVISGTAINMLAAALTVYLARTISGSGNVRILMGIVRKNIPVLSQIPIIGPLFFSQSYWTTWLCLAIWALSWILLYKTSFGLRLRACGEHPSAVASAGVNVYRMRYFGVVMSGALAGLGGSVILITYSGEFNGTVAGLGFLSIAALIFGQWKPLGILGATFFFGIATTIANVSQVIPSLSVIPPVFFKVFPYMATLLALVLFSKNSAAPKASGEPF
- a CDS encoding purine-nucleoside phosphorylase, encoding MDKLMDKMQEAAMYITSRIGNDPVQIGMVLGSGLGGLAEELQDAIAISYKDIPYFPVSTVFGHKGRLVVGNLEGKRVMCMQGRFHYYEGYGMDQVVFPIQVMHALGINNLLVTNAAGGVNTSYKPGDLMLITDHIKLIADSPMRGPNYDSLGERFFDMTNAYDKKLSALAREEAKCLGIPLQQGVYMFFAGPSYETPAEVRAARILGSDAVGMSTVPEALAASHMRMKVLGISCITNMAAGILDQPLNHTEVMETSDRVKEAFTLLVRSVTRQWPV
- a CDS encoding SDR family NAD(P)-dependent oxidoreductase, producing the protein MKYVLVSGGTSTLGKAICKLFIAEEQTVYCAYSSSEQKALELQQELGPLLKPVFLDVRDQSSIDTVASQLTSLDVLVNNSGIFSVYPVEELSTAEIQRIFDVNVTGLMRMVKAMAPLLQASKGSIVNIASINAFHPGFGGTSHYDASKGAVVSYTKSLASELAPHVRVNAVAPGLLKAPYLDETNALRKLYEERSLLGSLVDADQVALVVQLLANCSAMTAEVVTVDSGYLAG